One genomic region from Parerythrobacter aestuarii encodes:
- the pheT gene encoding phenylalanine--tRNA ligase subunit beta: MKFSITWLKDHLETEASLDEIVATLNCIGHEVEDVEDPAERLAGFRVAEVLTAAPHPDADKLQVLTVNTGEGDPLQVVCGAPNARAGMKGVLGLPGAVVPANGMELRKSAIRGVESNGMMCSVRELELGDEHDGIIELPADAPVGTSFADYHGSSPVIDVAITPNRPDCMGVYGIARDLAAAGLGTLKPVAIPSFEAMDPCPIEIRTDDPEGCPAFYGRVVKGVTNGASPDWLQQRLISAGQRPISLLVDLTNYLMLAYGRPAHAYDLAKLTGAVVARRAKTGEQVLALNEKTYTLDDTMTVIADDAGVHDIAGIMGGEDSGVTESTTDVLLEIAYFNPERIGVTGRKLGLASDARTRFERGVDPDFLETGLDLLTGLIVELAGGGASEMVRAGTPPQGKLVVEFEPLQVQKLGGIEVDEGKQLDILQSLGFVVTQERIGPGAKTWVMEVPRRRHDIEGQADLVEEIVRNIGLDNVASTPLPRVDGVARPTASPLQMLERKLRRAAAASGLHEAVTWAFLPAAEAEHFADGAELWVLENPISEDMKAMRPSMLPGLLMAAKNNADRGAASSRLFEIGRRYFRGRDGASDEKPTLGVVLAGEKTPRGWSVGKSQRFDAYDAKGVAESLLKAAGAPVDKLMVMGEAGGQFHPGQSGTLRLGPKNVLARFGALHPLTLKAFDIDGPVVAVELFLDAIPARKNAGFAREAYAPPALQSITRDFAFLVPFELVAGDLVRAVKGADKQAITEARIFDVFAGQGVPDGKKSVAVEVILQPGEKSFKDEEIKAISDRIVAAAGKLGAELRG, translated from the coding sequence ATGAAATTCTCCATTACATGGCTCAAGGACCATCTCGAAACCGAGGCAAGCCTCGACGAGATCGTCGCCACACTCAACTGCATCGGGCACGAAGTCGAGGATGTCGAGGACCCGGCCGAGCGGTTGGCAGGCTTCCGCGTTGCCGAAGTGCTCACTGCTGCACCGCATCCCGATGCCGACAAGCTGCAGGTGCTCACCGTCAACACCGGGGAAGGCGATCCGCTGCAGGTGGTCTGCGGTGCGCCCAATGCGCGCGCCGGGATGAAGGGCGTACTGGGCCTGCCCGGGGCGGTCGTCCCCGCCAACGGCATGGAACTGCGCAAGAGCGCGATCCGCGGGGTCGAATCGAACGGCATGATGTGCTCGGTGCGCGAGCTGGAGCTTGGCGACGAGCACGATGGCATCATCGAGCTGCCTGCCGATGCGCCGGTCGGCACCAGCTTTGCCGATTATCATGGTTCTTCGCCAGTGATCGACGTTGCCATCACGCCCAACCGCCCCGATTGCATGGGTGTCTACGGCATTGCCCGAGACCTCGCGGCGGCGGGTCTTGGCACACTGAAGCCGGTTGCGATCCCGAGCTTCGAGGCGATGGACCCCTGCCCGATCGAAATCCGGACCGACGATCCTGAAGGCTGCCCGGCGTTCTATGGCCGAGTGGTGAAGGGCGTGACCAATGGCGCTTCGCCTGACTGGCTGCAGCAGCGACTGATCAGCGCAGGTCAGCGCCCGATCTCGCTGCTGGTCGATCTCACCAACTATTTGATGTTGGCCTATGGCCGCCCGGCGCATGCCTACGATCTCGCCAAGCTGACCGGTGCGGTCGTTGCGCGCCGCGCCAAGACCGGCGAGCAGGTGCTGGCGCTCAACGAGAAGACCTACACGCTTGACGACACCATGACGGTGATCGCCGACGATGCCGGTGTGCACGATATTGCCGGCATCATGGGCGGCGAGGATTCCGGTGTTACCGAGAGCACCACCGACGTTCTGCTGGAGATCGCCTACTTCAATCCCGAACGGATCGGCGTAACGGGGCGCAAACTGGGCCTGGCCTCCGACGCACGAACGCGGTTCGAGCGCGGGGTCGATCCCGATTTCCTCGAGACCGGGCTCGACCTTCTCACGGGTCTTATCGTGGAGCTTGCTGGCGGGGGCGCTAGCGAGATGGTGCGAGCTGGCACTCCGCCGCAGGGCAAGCTGGTCGTCGAGTTCGAACCGCTGCAAGTCCAAAAGCTGGGCGGGATCGAGGTCGACGAAGGCAAACAGCTCGATATTCTGCAGTCGCTAGGCTTTGTGGTGACACAGGAACGGATAGGTCCGGGTGCCAAGACCTGGGTCATGGAAGTGCCACGCCGTCGGCACGATATCGAAGGTCAGGCGGACCTCGTGGAAGAGATCGTCCGCAATATCGGGCTCGACAATGTCGCCAGCACGCCGCTGCCGCGGGTCGATGGCGTTGCGCGCCCGACGGCTTCGCCGCTGCAAATGCTGGAGCGCAAGCTGCGCCGCGCGGCTGCTGCAAGTGGCCTGCATGAAGCTGTGACATGGGCCTTCCTGCCAGCCGCGGAGGCCGAGCATTTCGCTGACGGCGCAGAGCTATGGGTTCTCGAAAACCCGATCAGCGAAGACATGAAGGCGATGCGCCCGTCGATGCTTCCGGGCCTGCTGATGGCGGCCAAGAACAACGCCGATCGTGGTGCAGCAAGCAGCCGCTTGTTCGAGATCGGGCGGCGCTATTTCCGGGGCAGGGATGGTGCCAGCGACGAGAAGCCGACGCTGGGCGTAGTGCTGGCTGGCGAAAAGACACCGCGAGGGTGGTCCGTTGGCAAGTCGCAGCGCTTCGATGCCTATGATGCCAAGGGTGTGGCCGAGTCCCTGCTGAAAGCCGCGGGCGCGCCGGTAGACAAACTGATGGTGATGGGTGAGGCGGGAGGCCAGTTCCACCCGGGCCAGTCCGGCACCTTGCGGCTGGGACCGAAGAACGTGCTGGCGCGCTTCGGTGCGCTGCACCCGCTTACGCTCAAGGCCTTCGACATCGATGGTCCGGTGGTGGCGGTCGAGCTCTTCCTTGACGCAATCCCGGCCCGGAAGAACGCCGGGTTCGCCCGCGAGGCTTATGCCCCGCCGGCGCTGCAATCGATCACGCGCGATTTTGCCTTCCTGGTGCCGTTCGAGTTGGTAGCAGGCGATCTCGTCCGGGCGGTGAAGGGTGCAGACAAACAGGCCATCACTGAAGCTCGGATCTTCGACGTTTTTGCAGGGCAGGGTGTGCCCGATGGCAAGAAGTCCGTAGCAGTCGAAGTGATACTGCAGCCGGGCGAGAAATCGTTCAAGGACGAGGAGATCAAGGCGATCTCCGACCGTATCGTGGCGGCGGCTGGCAAGCTGGGAGCAGAGTTGCGTGGCTAG
- the pheS gene encoding phenylalanine--tRNA ligase subunit alpha translates to MSTAEELKNEALERIAAAADADALEALRVEYLGKQGTISALLKTLGKMSPEERQAEGPRIQGARAAAADAITARKDEFERAELEAKLATETLDLTLPAPDAPMGSVHPVSQVMDELAEIFVDLGFAVATGPEIEDDWHNFTALNMAETHPARAMHDTFYFPDSDADGNRMLLRTHTSPVQIRTMVEQGAPLRIIAPGKVYRSDSDATHTPMFHQVEGLVIDRDIHLGHLKWTLETFLKAFFEREDIVLRLRPSYFPFTEPSVEVDVGYSREGGRRVVGGDGNADGHAWMELLGSGMVNRRVIEMAGLDPDEWQGFAWGLGVDRLAMLKYGMDDLRAFFDGDPRWLGHYGFSPFDQPTLSAGVGACA, encoded by the coding sequence ATGAGTACGGCTGAAGAACTGAAGAACGAGGCGCTAGAGCGCATTGCCGCGGCAGCAGATGCCGATGCGCTGGAAGCGCTGCGGGTGGAATATCTTGGGAAGCAGGGAACGATTTCTGCGCTTCTCAAGACGCTCGGCAAGATGAGCCCTGAGGAACGGCAGGCCGAAGGGCCGAGGATCCAGGGCGCGCGGGCCGCTGCCGCCGATGCGATCACGGCGCGCAAGGACGAGTTCGAACGGGCCGAGCTGGAAGCGAAGCTGGCCACGGAAACGCTCGACCTCACGCTGCCTGCGCCTGACGCGCCGATGGGTTCGGTCCACCCGGTCAGCCAGGTCATGGACGAGCTGGCCGAGATTTTCGTCGACCTTGGTTTTGCCGTCGCCACCGGTCCGGAGATCGAAGACGACTGGCACAACTTCACCGCGCTCAACATGGCCGAGACGCACCCCGCGCGCGCCATGCATGACACGTTCTATTTCCCCGACAGCGATGCCGACGGGAACCGCATGCTCTTGAGGACGCATACCTCGCCGGTGCAGATCCGCACCATGGTCGAACAGGGTGCCCCGCTGCGCATCATCGCCCCGGGCAAGGTCTATCGCTCCGACAGCGACGCCACCCACACGCCGATGTTCCATCAGGTCGAGGGACTGGTAATCGATCGCGATATCCACCTGGGCCATCTCAAGTGGACGCTGGAAACCTTCCTAAAGGCCTTCTTCGAGCGTGAGGATATCGTGCTGCGCCTGCGCCCCAGCTACTTCCCTTTCACCGAACCTTCGGTTGAGGTTGATGTCGGCTATTCGCGCGAAGGTGGTCGCCGCGTCGTCGGTGGCGACGGCAATGCCGACGGACACGCCTGGATGGAATTGCTCGGGTCCGGCATGGTCAACCGCCGCGTGATCGAAATGGCCGGGCTCGATCCCGATGAATGGCAGGGGTTTGCCTGGGGCCTCGGCGTCGACCGGCTCGCCATGCTCAAATACGGGATGGACGATCTGCGCGCCTTCTTCGATGGCGACCCGCGCTGGCTGGGCCACTATGGCTTCAGCCCGTTCGACCAGCCGACCCTGTCGGCCGGGGTGGGAGCATGCGCATGA